CGAGTGTATTCGAGATAAACGTCAATGACGTCTCTTCATCAGCGTCGACAATCGCCTCGAGGGTTTCAACAACGGAATCGCCTAAGGGATCCACAAAGTTGGGGATCTGTATCTCTGAGACGGACCCAGTGATATCACTGAACTGGAGGACTGTGTGGATCTCATCACGTGCCAGGAAGGCAGAGAACGAGACAGGGAGGTAGATATCTCGTGCGCCCCCACCGAGAACGAGGACGACGTCGTCGCTTTCTGATTTAATACGATCGATGCTTTGTCGTATGCCCTCGTAGAATTTCTCGGGATCAAGTGCGACCGAATCAACGGTGACATTCGGTTGCAGTTCGGTAACCATTCGACGCACGTCCTCGCGTGCCTCGTTCGATCGGTCGTTTTCGCCGTCGTCCGCTGGTTGTACTAAAACGATTTCGTCGCCCTCCTCGAGTCCGTAAGTGAGTACTGGTCGCGTAACGCGGGTACTGTCAAATCCAATCGTAGCGATGAATGTCGTCATTCGTGCCATTGTATTGGACGTCCCAAGTAAAACAGTAGTGTTGCACGGTCGTAGAACAGTCCTATCTCGTTGTAACCGATTTGCAACGATCAATCGGAGCAGCACGTCGGTCACGACAGACGACCACAAAGGCTTTACCCAGAACTCCGAGTTGGATTCGATAAATCTAGGATTCACTTAGCGAATTCTGGTGCACTTGAACAGTTATCAATATAACAGAAAGTTTAATGTGATGATAGCCCTCCTCGAAAACACGAACAAACGAATCGGAGTTGCTGCGAAAGACGACTGAACGACGTATCGACATTAGAACATGCTTGCCGCGACACATAGTGGAAACACTGTAACAGGATGACTACAGGACACTGGTACGAACGATTTGATGACTCGGAAGCGTTTCAACTCGTGGACATAGTACACACAAGAACACCGGCAATTGTCGTCAAAGACTCACAATTACAAAAGCGGGGAAAACAGGCGCGAGCGCAACTCCGATCGCTCCCCCTGTTTCAGTCGCTTGGACTGAATCGAGTTGTTCACACAGACCTGTGGGATAACGAGTATAGCCCAATCGATTATGAACATATCTCGAGCGAGAACGTAGATCCTGAAGAGGTCGAGTTCCCCCTCGTGCACGTGGTTACGCAGGACGGTATCCTTGAATACGGCGAAGAGGACCTCGTCCGTCGACTCCTAGAGCGTTCGCTCGACGAGGATGGACAATACGTCCTGATTACGGACACGACGGCGCCGCGGACACCGACCTATACAAAAAAGCCCGGGCGGTCCGTCGTGGACGACTTCCCAGCTATCGCAGTCCGCGATTACGCCTCGCTAGCGAACTCGTTTCTAGAGGACGCCCTCGATGGTCGATCGCGGATTCCCGTAGTCGACACGCGAAACGTGTTCTTCCACGCCGCATCAGCGATCCACGCTGAGGCAGGCGCTCCGGCCGACGGTATCGAAGCGGTGTTCGACTACACTCGAGCACCGACTGACAGTCCGGTGTGGGACTCGGCCCGCTACTTCGTCGAGCACGACCTCGAAAATGTGCTAGAAGACTACTCTGACCACATCCGCGAGGCCCTGCGTTCATGGACTGAGAAAGGAGACACTCAGCGGGTCGCCAACCACATTTTAGAGGTGCTCCGGATCTGCGACTACGACGCATCGACGCTCGAAAACTACCGACAACGAGACCCTAACTACAGATGACAGCTACCTACGAGACGAACGACAACAAACCGCAGAAAGACCTCGTGAACTACACGACGGTTCGCGTCCCCGAATTACGGCTCATCTACCGCAACCTCAAGGCCGCTGATGGCGGGCCAATGAACGTATCCACGCTCAAGGACGCGATGGTACCGAGCGACGACGATGGCTCGAAGGACGACGCCCACCTTGAGGCATGTTTCAAGTTCCTCCGCGCGATCGATCTCCTCGAACGCCCCGAGGACCGCGTGGTTTCACTGCTCAACGAGGACGTTTATTCCGATCTCTCGTTCGAGCTCCGGTTGCTCTACCACATGAACCGTCAGGACCATCCACAGGACCACATCGTCGAGGCCCAGCGCGTTGCCTTCGAGTTCGCCCCAAAGACAGTCGAGCGTGAGCGCCTCGTGACCGAACTCAACAACGAGGTGGGATACATCAACTGGAATAAGGAAAAAATCAATGGCTGGTACCACCTCCTCGAGGGCATCGGTGTATTGTCGTACACCGACTCTCGGGAGTTGGTGCTGTCGCCGCGGCCGGCGCTGCTGTACGAACTCCTCGAGACCTTCCGGGACGAGGAGAACTCAACCGACTTCGGCGCTGCGGTCGGCTGGATTGAGAACGAGTTCCTCACCGTCCTTACGACCCGCCCCGGGACCCCGCGACTCCACCAGGGTGTCACCGACACATTGCAGACCCTGATCGACGAGGATTACATCGACGTGCGCGGAATGTCGGATGCGAAGAACGAGGTCGTGCTGCCCTCGACGCACTCCCGAAACGAGGAACCGAGTGTGACGAAGTTCGAACTTCACGGCTGGCCGGAGGAACCACCCGCAAGCAAACGCTACCCTCTCGACCGATTCATGGAGGTGGACGCATGAGCGAGTATCCCATTGACTGGTCCGACGACACCGTTCGACAATACCTGACTGCGGAGGCGCACCAGAAGTCCAAAGAAGAGTTCGAGCGTACTCACATCGACATCGACAAGCTCAGGGCAGACTACCTGTTCCCCCACTCGACGAACGACGAGTTCGTCACGCAGGAGGAGTTCCGCGACGCGATCCTGAAATCAAACACCAAAGACGACAATCGGATTTTTATCCTGCGCGGGGAGACCGGGAGTGGCAAGAGCCAGCTGTGCCAGTGGCTCGAGTACCAGATCGGACAAGACGCTGACTCCGGTGTGGACGACACGCACGTTGCTCTGCACGTCTCCCGGAGCCAAACCCGAATCAAAGACATCGTCGAGATTCTCACAGAACCACTCGAGATGGATGTCAATGTACGCGATGTCGGCGGGCTCGATCCCGAGAAGGTCGCGAACGCGATGATTGCGAATCTCGAGGCGTACAATCCGATGCTCGAGTCGTTCACAGAGGAGGAGATTCAATCGCTCGTCGAGGATCGTCCCCAGAGCACCGATCTCCGTGGTATCCTTGAAAAGAACGTCCGCAAGTACCAGGAGGCGGTCCTGAGCGACGATGAGGAGGACATTCCGGAACTTATCACAGAGAAGGACTACCGCGACCTTTCTATGGTGGCGTTCGGGATGGCGAAAGGTGGCGACACGATTTTCCCCGCGCTTCAGAGTTTCATCGATCAAGAACTGTCCAGTAAGCTCGGTGTTGGCGACTTCCAGCAACGGCTTAAGGAAATCTCCGAGGAATATGTCGCTCAGGGGCTCCGCCCCGTTTTGATCTGCGAGGACCTCACTACGTTCAGCGTCCTCAAAGAGCAGTTACTGGACCACATTTTCCAACTCGACAGTGGACACTACGACGTGGTGCTCGGGTGGACGACCGGCTGGGAGAAGGACAACGTCGACAAGGCACTGGGAACGAACGAGGATGCTCAGACGTACATGAAGGACCGCGCCGAGGGGTACCTCAGCACCACTGACGACACGGGCCAAGCGTACTTCCTCACGGACGACGTCACCGTCGAACTTGCGAGGAAGTACCTCTCTGTCATTCGAGAGGATTCGAGCACATCAGCCGACGTTGAGATCCCTGATGGGGACTTCGACGGTCTCTATCCGTTCAACGCGGAGTTCGTCAAGCGGGCCTACGAGAACCTCGTCCAAGACGGAAACGAACGTCGGACACCGAGGCTGCTGCTCATGCGTATCGTCCGTGAATGTCTCACGTCGACGAGACCGCCCTTCGAAGCTATCGACGGCAACCCGTACGTCAAGCAGTTCCCGACGCCAGTCTCGCTGGACTACCCCGCAGAAGTCCAGTCGATCGTGAAATGGTACGGCATTCCGACTGCTGAGGGTAACATGCGGGTGCCCCGCAGTGTGTTCGAACTCTTCGACGTCCCGGTCCCCGAGCGCACTGTCAGGACCACAGAGTCTGACGTGGTCTTCGACGCGGACACCGGTCCAGCGC
Above is a genomic segment from Natronorubrum aibiense containing:
- the csa3 gene encoding CRISPR-associated CARF protein Csa3 produces the protein MARMTTFIATIGFDSTRVTRPVLTYGLEEGDEIVLVQPADDGENDRSNEAREDVRRMVTELQPNVTVDSVALDPEKFYEGIRQSIDRIKSESDDVVLVLGGGARDIYLPVSFSAFLARDEIHTVLQFSDITGSVSEIQIPNFVDPLGDSVVETLEAIVDADEETSLTFISNTLDVAKSTVARHVSELEERGFVRSEKHGKSKMVYPTEEGRLAIDINVF